The Alphaproteobacteria bacterium genome contains a region encoding:
- a CDS encoding nitronate monooxygenase — MPIPIQFHGRLAIPAVAAPMFLVSNPDLVVEACRAGIVGTFPALNRRSSEDYEAWLVEIRERLDRIERETGRAPAPFGVNLIVHKSNPRLQADLDISIKHKVPLIITSLGAVKELVGAVQGYGGLVFHDVINMRHARKAAEAGVDGLIAVCAGAGGHAGLLSPFALIPEIRQFFGKTILLSGVMSTGRHIAAARMLGADLAYLGTRFIATRESMAHPAFKDMIVSTNANDIVYTAAISGVHGNFLKPSVDAAGVPADQLNASHQLNLNHEKRAWKNVWSAGQGVGSIDDIPTTAELCLRLIREYRDAMSEAAGDFSRAA; from the coding sequence TTGCCGATCCCCATTCAGTTTCACGGCCGCCTCGCGATCCCGGCGGTCGCCGCGCCGATGTTTCTCGTCTCCAACCCGGACCTCGTGGTGGAAGCCTGCCGCGCCGGCATCGTCGGGACGTTCCCGGCGCTGAACCGCCGTTCGAGCGAGGATTATGAGGCGTGGCTCGTCGAAATCCGCGAGCGTCTCGACCGCATCGAGCGCGAGACCGGCCGCGCGCCGGCGCCGTTTGGCGTGAACCTGATCGTGCACAAGAGCAATCCGCGGCTGCAGGCGGACCTCGACATCTCGATCAAGCACAAGGTGCCGCTGATCATCACGTCGCTGGGCGCCGTGAAGGAACTGGTCGGCGCCGTTCAGGGGTATGGCGGGCTGGTCTTCCACGACGTCATCAACATGCGCCATGCGCGCAAGGCGGCCGAGGCCGGCGTCGACGGGCTGATCGCGGTGTGCGCCGGCGCCGGCGGTCACGCGGGCCTGCTCAGCCCGTTCGCGCTCATTCCGGAAATCCGCCAGTTCTTCGGGAAGACCATCCTGCTCTCCGGCGTGATGTCGACCGGCCGGCATATTGCGGCGGCGCGCATGCTCGGCGCCGACCTCGCCTATCTGGGCACGCGCTTCATCGCGACGCGCGAGAGCATGGCGCACCCCGCGTTCAAGGACATGATCGTCTCGACCAACGCGAATGACATCGTCTACACGGCGGCGATCAGCGGCGTGCACGGCAACTTCCTCAAGCCGAGCGTGGATGCCGCAGGCGTGCCGGCCGATCAGCTGAACGCGAGCCACCAGCTCAACCTGAACCACGAAAAGCGCGCCTGGAAGAACGTGTGGTCGGCCGGTCAGGGCGTGGGCAGCATCGACGACATCCCCACGACGGCGGAGCTCTGTTTGCGACTCATTCGCGAATACCGCGACGCAATGTCAGAAGCCGCTGGAGATTTTTCGCGCGCCGCGTAA
- a CDS encoding LLM class flavin-dependent oxidoreductase, whose protein sequence is MALSFGVFDHLDASGAPLRSFYEDRLKLIELYDRLGFYCYQVAEHHSTPLGMAPSPSLLMAAVSQRTRRINFGPLVYTLPLYHPIRLIEEICMLDQISGGRLQFGVGKGISPIEVAYYGLDPAKLGKMFIEAFEVLMRGLQNRTLDFEGEFYRFKNVPLVLEPLQEPHPPLWYGVGTPENTERPARAGMNIVTNQPAHVARKLVDHYWSLHPGNVAGSKAGVARHIFVADTDEAARAIARRGYRMWYASFMKLWLEHGTRPVGVVYPEEFDGDGANGRMICGSPQSVREQMQAQIDESGVNYVACRFAFGDITFDEARRSVELFASEVMPHLRARELSGTAAAG, encoded by the coding sequence ATGGCCTTATCGTTCGGCGTCTTCGATCACCTCGACGCGTCCGGCGCGCCGCTGCGCAGTTTCTACGAAGACCGGCTGAAGCTGATCGAGCTCTACGACCGGCTCGGCTTCTATTGCTACCAGGTTGCCGAGCACCACTCGACGCCGCTCGGCATGGCGCCCTCGCCGAGCCTGCTGATGGCAGCCGTCTCGCAGCGCACCAGGCGCATCAACTTCGGCCCGCTCGTCTACACGCTGCCGCTCTATCACCCGATCCGCCTGATCGAGGAAATCTGCATGCTCGACCAGATCAGCGGCGGACGCCTGCAGTTCGGCGTCGGCAAGGGCATCTCGCCGATCGAAGTGGCCTACTACGGGCTCGATCCCGCGAAACTCGGCAAGATGTTCATCGAGGCCTTCGAGGTGTTGATGCGCGGCCTGCAGAACCGCACGCTCGATTTCGAGGGCGAGTTCTACCGCTTCAAGAACGTGCCGCTGGTGCTCGAGCCGTTGCAGGAGCCGCACCCGCCGCTCTGGTACGGCGTCGGCACGCCGGAGAACACCGAGCGCCCGGCCCGCGCCGGCATGAACATCGTCACCAACCAGCCGGCACATGTCGCGCGCAAGCTGGTGGACCATTACTGGTCGCTGCACCCCGGCAACGTCGCGGGGTCGAAGGCGGGCGTCGCGCGCCACATCTTCGTCGCCGACACTGACGAGGCGGCGCGCGCGATTGCGCGGCGCGGCTACCGGATGTGGTACGCTAGCTTCATGAAGCTGTGGCTGGAGCACGGCACGCGGCCCGTCGGTGTCGTCTATCCGGAGGAATTCGACGGTGACGGTGCCAACGGCCGGATGATCTGCGGCTCGCCGCAGAGTGTGCGCGAACAGATGCAGGCGCAGATCGACGAGTCGGGCGTGAACTATGTGGCGTGCCGCTTTGCCTTCGGCGATATCACGTTCGACGAGGCCCGCCGCTCCGTCGAGTTGTTTGCCAGCGAGGTCATGCCGCACTTGCGGGCGCGCGAACTGAGCGGCACGGCAGCCGCAGGCTAG
- a CDS encoding cyclase family protein, with protein sequence MPRRIIDISVALKAGIASDPPYMLPQISYVDHKAGAENFYQVFGVPVKDLPDSAGPAVENVAISTHNGTHLDAPYHFHPTMDGGKPAMTIDEVPLEWCFNDAVKLDFRAKPDGYVCTADDVKRELERLKYQLKPLDIVLVNTSAGKAYGQPNFLDTGCGMGREATLFLLKQGIRVTGTNAWSWDAPFSYTAKRYKETGDASIIWEGHKAGREIGYCHMEKLSNLDALPDHGFKVACFPVKIEKASAGWTRAVAIVEA encoded by the coding sequence ATGCCCCGCCGCATCATCGATATTTCCGTCGCCCTGAAGGCCGGCATCGCGTCGGACCCGCCCTACATGCTGCCGCAAATCTCCTACGTCGATCACAAGGCCGGCGCCGAGAATTTCTATCAGGTGTTCGGCGTGCCGGTGAAGGACCTGCCGGATAGCGCGGGGCCCGCGGTCGAGAACGTCGCGATCTCGACTCACAACGGCACGCATCTCGATGCGCCGTATCACTTCCACCCGACGATGGACGGCGGAAAGCCGGCGATGACCATCGACGAGGTGCCGCTCGAGTGGTGCTTCAACGACGCCGTGAAGCTCGACTTCCGCGCAAAGCCTGACGGTTATGTCTGCACCGCCGACGACGTGAAGCGCGAGCTCGAGCGCCTGAAGTATCAATTGAAGCCGCTCGACATCGTGCTGGTGAACACGTCCGCCGGAAAAGCCTACGGCCAGCCGAATTTCCTCGACACCGGTTGCGGCATGGGGCGCGAGGCGACGCTGTTCCTACTCAAGCAGGGCATCCGCGTCACCGGCACCAATGCATGGAGCTGGGATGCGCCGTTCAGCTACACGGCGAAGCGCTACAAGGAGACCGGCGACGCGTCGATCATCTGGGAGGGTCACAAGGCGGGGCGCGAGATCGGCTACTGCCACATGGAGAAGCTCTCGAACCTCGACGCGCTGCCGGATCACGGCTTCAAGGTGGCGTGCTTTCCGGTGAAGATCGAGAAGGCATCGGCGGGGTGGACCAGGGCTGTGGCGATTGTTGAGGCGTAA
- a CDS encoding ABC transporter permease: protein MNLRAVQAIYVFEMARTGRTIWQSIVSPVISTSLYFVVFGAAIGTRITEIDGVSYGAFIVPGLIMLMILTQSTTNASFGIYFPRFVGTIYEHLSAPVSYLELVLGFVGAAATKSIILGLIVLATAGLFVPLHIAHPFWMIVFLVLTAVTFSLFGFILGIWADGFEKLQIVPLLIIQPLAFLGGTFYSIHVLPGGWQTVALFNPIVYLVSGFRWSFFESSDVHLGVSVAMTFLFLALCLGAIAWIFRTGYRIKN, encoded by the coding sequence ATGAATCTCCGGGCCGTCCAGGCGATCTATGTGTTCGAGATGGCGCGCACCGGACGCACCATCTGGCAAAGCATCGTCTCGCCGGTGATTTCGACTTCGCTCTATTTCGTCGTGTTCGGCGCCGCGATCGGCACGCGCATCACCGAGATCGACGGCGTCTCCTACGGCGCGTTCATCGTGCCGGGGCTGATCATGCTGATGATCCTGACGCAGAGCACGACGAACGCCTCGTTCGGCATCTATTTTCCGCGCTTCGTCGGCACGATCTACGAGCACCTTTCCGCGCCCGTCTCATATCTCGAACTCGTGCTCGGGTTCGTGGGCGCAGCCGCCACCAAATCGATCATCCTGGGGCTGATCGTGCTGGCGACCGCCGGGCTGTTCGTGCCGTTGCACATCGCGCATCCGTTCTGGATGATCGTGTTCCTGGTGCTCACCGCGGTGACCTTTTCCCTGTTCGGTTTCATCCTTGGCATCTGGGCGGACGGTTTCGAGAAGCTGCAAATCGTGCCGCTGCTGATCATTCAACCGCTGGCGTTTCTCGGGGGCACATTCTATTCGATCCATGTGCTGCCCGGCGGCTGGCAGACCGTCGCGCTGTTCAACCCCATCGTCTATCTGGTCAGCGGGTTCCGCTGGAGCTTCTTTGAATCCTCCGACGTGCATCTCGGCGTCAGCGTCGCGATGACGTTTCTGTTCCTCGCGCTCTGCCTCGGGGCGATCGCGTGGATCTTCCGGACCGGCTATCGCATCAAGAATTGA
- a CDS encoding ABC transporter ATP-binding protein: MQPVISVSNLVKTYSSGLHALKSINLDIAHGEIFALLGPNGAGKTTLINIICGIVNPTSGSVLVGGHHFIKDYRAARSLIGLVPQELHTDAFESVWATVSFSRLLFGKKPDPAFVEKVLKDLSLWDKKDSKIMTLSGGMKRRVMIAKALSHEPQILFLDEPTAGVDVTLRQDMWGLVRGLRDSGVTIILTTHYIEEAEEMADRIGVINGGELILVEEKAALMRKLGKKQLTLHLLQRLDAIPDALVSDRLALASNGMDLVYTYDTQAERTGITALLQGLSGAGIRFRDIETKQSSLEDIFVDLVRQDR; the protein is encoded by the coding sequence ATGCAACCCGTCATTTCGGTCTCAAATCTGGTCAAGACCTATTCGTCCGGGCTTCATGCGCTCAAAAGCATCAATCTCGATATCGCGCACGGCGAGATCTTTGCACTGCTCGGTCCGAACGGCGCCGGCAAGACCACGCTGATCAACATCATCTGCGGCATCGTCAATCCGACCTCCGGGTCCGTGCTGGTCGGCGGGCATCATTTCATCAAGGACTACCGTGCAGCGCGCTCGCTGATCGGGCTGGTGCCGCAGGAGCTGCACACCGACGCGTTCGAGTCGGTGTGGGCAACGGTCAGCTTCAGCCGCCTCCTGTTCGGCAAGAAGCCCGACCCGGCGTTCGTCGAGAAAGTCCTGAAGGACCTGTCGCTGTGGGACAAGAAGGACAGCAAGATCATGACGCTGTCCGGCGGCATGAAGCGGCGCGTGATGATCGCCAAGGCGCTCTCGCACGAGCCGCAGATCCTGTTCCTCGATGAGCCGACCGCCGGCGTCGACGTCACGCTGCGTCAGGACATGTGGGGCCTGGTGCGGGGGCTGCGCGACTCGGGCGTCACCATCATCCTGACCACGCACTACATCGAGGAAGCCGAGGAGATGGCCGACCGCATCGGCGTGATCAACGGCGGCGAGCTCATCCTGGTCGAGGAAAAGGCCGCGCTGATGCGCAAGCTCGGCAAGAAGCAGCTGACCTTGCACCTGCTGCAGCGGCTCGACGCGATCCCCGATGCGCTGGTGTCCGACCGCCTGGCGCTTGCCAGCAACGGCATGGACCTCGTCTATACCTACGACACGCAGGCCGAGCGCACCGGCATCACCGCGCTGCTGCAGGGTCTCAGCGGCGCCGGCATCCGCTTTCGCGACATCGAGACAAAGCAAAGCTCGCTCGAGGACATCTTCGTCGATCTGGTGAGGCAGGACCGATGA
- the dusA gene encoding tRNA dihydrouridine(20/20a) synthase DusA, with the protein MALDPQRAHRFSIAPMMEWTDRHCRFFHRLLTRRALLYTEMITTGAVLRGDRARLLGFDAAEHPVAVQLGGSDPRALAEAAKICADLGYDEINLNVGCPSDRVQEGRFGACLMAEPQLVGECVAAMKAAVSVPVTVKCRIGIDAQDPEESLDTLTRHVVAAGADALIVHARKAWLDGLSPRENRDIPPLDYGRVYRLKRTWPKLHISINGGIGSVEAAASHLDHVDGVMMGRAAYQEPWRLLKIDPLIYGAPAPLTSAKSAIEAFLPYVERELARGTRLHAMTRHVLGLFHGVPGARAFRRHIATHAVRPGAGAEVLRDAAALVMDARAEPTHIAA; encoded by the coding sequence ATGGCCCTGGATCCGCAGCGCGCGCACCGCTTCTCGATTGCGCCGATGATGGAATGGACGGACCGGCATTGCCGGTTTTTCCATCGCCTGCTGACGCGCCGCGCGCTGCTCTATACCGAAATGATCACGACCGGGGCGGTGCTGCGCGGAGATCGCGCGCGGCTGCTCGGCTTCGACGCGGCGGAGCATCCGGTCGCGGTCCAGCTCGGCGGCTCGGACCCGCGCGCGCTCGCCGAAGCGGCAAAGATTTGCGCCGATCTCGGCTATGACGAGATCAATCTCAATGTCGGCTGCCCGTCGGATCGCGTCCAGGAGGGCCGCTTCGGCGCCTGCCTGATGGCGGAGCCGCAGCTTGTCGGCGAATGCGTGGCCGCGATGAAGGCCGCCGTGAGCGTGCCGGTCACAGTGAAATGTAGGATCGGTATCGACGCGCAGGACCCGGAGGAGTCGCTCGACACCCTGACGCGTCATGTGGTTGCGGCAGGAGCGGACGCGCTGATCGTGCATGCGCGGAAGGCCTGGCTCGACGGGCTTTCGCCACGCGAGAACCGCGACATTCCGCCGCTCGACTACGGCCGCGTCTATCGCCTGAAACGCACCTGGCCGAAGCTGCACATCTCCATCAACGGCGGCATCGGCAGCGTCGAAGCTGCTGCGAGCCATCTCGATCATGTCGACGGCGTGATGATGGGCCGCGCCGCCTATCAGGAGCCGTGGCGGCTCTTGAAAATCGATCCGCTCATCTATGGCGCGCCCGCGCCTTTGACCTCGGCGAAGTCCGCGATCGAGGCCTTCCTGCCCTACGTCGAACGAGAGCTTGCGCGGGGCACGCGGCTGCATGCGATGACGCGGCATGTGCTCGGGCTGTTCCACGGCGTGCCCGGCGCGCGCGCGTTCCGTCGTCACATTGCGACGCATGCGGTGAGGCCCGGCGCAGGCGCCGAGGTCTTGCGCGACGCAGCCGCTCTGGTGATGGACGCACGCGCCGAACCCACGCATATCGCGGCCTGA
- a CDS encoding sulfite exporter TauE/SafE family protein, whose product MLTGIPWSELALLAAAIIAGGVVTGILAGLFGIGGGAIIVPVLFEVFRIIGVPEEVRIQLCIGTSLAIIVPTTIRSYQAHRATGIEVQGIVRLWWLPALIGVAVGSALAVFAPPAVFKIAFVIVASIIAAKLLFGRAEWRLGDDLPPGLPGKALGFVVGVVSALMGVSGGSISNMILTLYGKTIHQAVATSAGLGVPITIAGTIGYMLAGLPKQSLMPPLTIGFVSLIGFALMAPVSSFTASYGARLAHWLPKRRLEIAFGIFLLLVSVRFLASLV is encoded by the coding sequence GTGCTCACCGGCATTCCGTGGTCCGAACTTGCGCTGCTCGCTGCGGCGATCATCGCGGGCGGCGTCGTCACCGGCATTCTTGCAGGCCTGTTCGGGATCGGCGGCGGCGCGATCATCGTGCCGGTGCTCTTCGAAGTCTTCCGCATCATCGGCGTGCCGGAGGAGGTGCGCATCCAGCTCTGCATCGGCACTTCGCTCGCGATCATCGTGCCGACCACCATCCGCTCGTATCAGGCGCACCGGGCAACCGGGATCGAAGTCCAAGGCATCGTGCGGCTGTGGTGGCTGCCGGCGCTGATCGGCGTCGCGGTGGGATCGGCGCTCGCGGTGTTCGCGCCGCCGGCGGTGTTCAAGATCGCCTTTGTGATCGTCGCCAGTATCATCGCGGCGAAGCTCCTGTTCGGACGAGCCGAATGGCGGCTCGGCGACGACCTGCCGCCTGGCCTGCCCGGCAAGGCCCTCGGTTTCGTGGTCGGGGTCGTCTCGGCATTGATGGGCGTCAGCGGCGGCTCCATCTCGAACATGATCCTCACGCTCTACGGCAAGACCATCCATCAGGCGGTCGCGACCTCCGCGGGGCTTGGCGTGCCGATCACGATCGCGGGCACGATCGGGTACATGCTGGCGGGCCTGCCGAAGCAGAGCCTGATGCCGCCGCTCACCATCGGCTTCGTCTCGCTGATCGGCTTCGCGCTGATGGCGCCGGTGTCGAGCTTCACGGCGAGTTATGGCGCGCGGCTTGCGCACTGGCTGCCGAAGCGCAGGCTGGAAATCGCGTTCGGGATTTTCCTGCTGCTCGTGTCGGTGCGCTTTCTCGCAAGCCTCGTCTGA
- a CDS encoding TIGR02281 family clan AA aspartic protease, with protein MRGRALWFLLLIIGIGLLALILRHDQGTIGGLETGDFASLVYKIALLIFIGGAVLALFRERIAEAFQAAMFWVVIGLLLAVGYTYRHDLRDVADRVLSELMPGRALSRGGTVEIARGNRGEFQIVVEINGAHISTVYDTGASAVVLTQEAAKAAGLPLDFLNFSVPVETANGRTRAAPVTLDRIRVGGIEERQVPALIAQPGQLRMSLLGMSFLNRLKSSEVRGDRLVLRGN; from the coding sequence ATGAGAGGCCGCGCCCTCTGGTTTCTGCTGCTGATCATCGGCATTGGCCTCTTGGCACTCATCCTGCGCCACGACCAGGGCACGATCGGCGGGCTCGAGACCGGGGATTTCGCCTCGCTCGTCTACAAGATTGCCCTGCTCATCTTCATCGGCGGCGCGGTGCTGGCGCTGTTCCGCGAGCGCATCGCGGAAGCGTTCCAGGCCGCGATGTTCTGGGTCGTCATCGGGCTCCTGCTCGCGGTCGGATACACGTACCGGCACGATCTGCGCGACGTCGCCGATCGCGTGCTCTCCGAGCTCATGCCCGGGCGCGCGCTCTCGCGCGGCGGCACGGTTGAAATCGCGCGCGGCAATCGCGGCGAATTCCAGATCGTCGTCGAGATCAACGGCGCGCACATCTCGACCGTCTACGATACGGGCGCGAGCGCCGTGGTGCTGACCCAGGAAGCCGCCAAGGCCGCAGGCCTGCCGCTCGATTTCCTGAACTTTTCCGTGCCGGTCGAGACCGCGAACGGCCGCACGCGCGCCGCGCCCGTCACGCTCGACCGCATCAGGGTCGGCGGCATCGAGGAGCGCCAGGTGCCCGCGCTAATCGCGCAGCCGGGCCAGTTGCGCATGAGCCTGCTCGGCATGAGCTTCCTCAACCGGTTGAAGAGCTCGGAGGTGCGCGGCGACCGGCTGGTACTGCGCGGAAACTGA
- a CDS encoding DUF1289 domain-containing protein, with protein sequence MAIVSPCTKVCTIDPRSGLCRGCGRTLDEVGRWMSFSESERHRIMTELPQRRAAHGIGALETSVRESGR encoded by the coding sequence ATGGCCATCGTTTCCCCCTGCACCAAGGTCTGCACCATCGATCCGCGATCGGGGTTGTGCCGCGGATGCGGCCGCACGCTGGACGAGGTCGGGCGGTGGATGTCGTTCAGCGAGAGCGAACGCCACCGGATCATGACCGAGCTGCCGCAACGCCGCGCTGCGCACGGGATCGGCGCGCTTGAGACAAGCGTGCGCGAGAGTGGACGATGA
- a CDS encoding HAMP domain-containing sensor histidine kinase has translation MTSQELGISTPAEKAAAARRRDATKRVRWVRDRLTSTSGTPAFDYELLRQFAQNRLSASLAIWLLVATVGFLSGLWTGVVPAAAWTLVVVGIHTIITSQCRKFLNEVTGRVDIGRWRMRFVILDLCFGVAWMSNVIAVVRVDAGASTFILFVMLLVVAVSSMLASSLPLAMFAATAPVTLAVSLDFALRGGMHNYILAAMTLTAQAYFTMLAQRLYSTTLATLEARAEKDALIGELEQAKAISDEARTRAEAANISKSRFLAQMSHELRTPLNAILGFSEVMKSEVFGPHAVPTYKEYAGDIHNSGVHLLNLINEILDLSRIEAGRYELNEEAVDLALVVADCHRLLQLRAHNRGISIHEAFEPELPRLWADERACRQICLNLLSNAIKFTPQGGEIWLKVGWTAAGGQYMSVKDNGPGIPEDEIPIVLASFGQGTNAIKSAEQGTGLGLPIAKNLIDMHNGTFTLKSKLRFGTEVIVTFPPERVMSALGPLQDPSPPLQPAHEAGGRGRAPARGAA, from the coding sequence ATGACGAGCCAGGAGCTCGGCATTTCGACGCCGGCCGAAAAGGCCGCAGCCGCGCGGCGCCGCGACGCGACCAAACGCGTGCGCTGGGTGCGCGACCGGCTGACGTCGACCAGCGGAACGCCCGCCTTCGACTACGAGCTGTTGCGCCAGTTCGCGCAGAACCGGCTTTCGGCCTCGCTCGCGATCTGGCTCTTGGTCGCAACCGTCGGCTTCCTGTCGGGTCTGTGGACCGGAGTGGTTCCCGCCGCCGCCTGGACGCTGGTCGTCGTCGGCATCCACACCATCATCACGTCGCAGTGCCGCAAATTCCTCAATGAGGTGACCGGCCGCGTCGACATCGGCCGCTGGCGCATGCGGTTCGTCATCCTCGATCTTTGCTTCGGCGTCGCCTGGATGTCGAACGTGATTGCGGTGGTGCGCGTCGACGCGGGCGCAAGCACGTTCATTCTCTTCGTGATGCTGCTGGTGGTGGCGGTGTCGAGCATGCTGGCCTCGAGCCTGCCGCTCGCGATGTTCGCCGCGACCGCGCCGGTCACGCTCGCGGTCTCACTCGACTTCGCGCTGCGCGGCGGCATGCACAATTACATCCTCGCCGCGATGACGCTGACCGCGCAGGCCTACTTCACCATGCTGGCGCAGCGGCTTTATTCGACCACGCTCGCGACGCTCGAAGCACGCGCCGAAAAGGACGCGCTGATCGGCGAGCTGGAACAGGCCAAGGCCATCTCGGACGAGGCGCGCACCCGTGCGGAGGCCGCGAACATTTCCAAGTCGCGCTTCCTCGCGCAGATGAGCCACGAGCTGCGCACGCCGCTCAACGCGATTCTCGGATTTTCCGAGGTGATGAAGAGCGAGGTATTCGGTCCCCACGCAGTGCCGACATATAAGGAATACGCCGGCGACATTCATAATTCCGGCGTGCATCTACTCAACCTGATCAACGAAATCCTCGACCTGTCGCGCATCGAGGCCGGCCGCTACGAGCTCAACGAGGAAGCGGTCGACCTCGCGCTCGTCGTCGCCGACTGCCACCGGCTCCTTCAATTGCGCGCGCACAACCGCGGCATTTCGATCCACGAAGCCTTCGAGCCGGAGCTGCCCCGCCTGTGGGCGGACGAGCGCGCCTGCCGGCAGATTTGCCTCAACCTGTTGTCCAACGCGATCAAATTCACGCCGCAAGGCGGCGAGATCTGGCTCAAGGTCGGCTGGACCGCGGCGGGCGGCCAGTACATGAGCGTCAAGGACAATGGCCCCGGCATTCCGGAGGACGAGATTCCGATCGTGCTCGCCTCGTTCGGCCAGGGCACCAATGCGATCAAGTCGGCCGAACAGGGCACCGGGCTGGGACTGCCGATCGCAAAGAATCTCATCGACATGCACAACGGTACCTTCACGCTGAAATCGAAATTGCGCTTCGGCACCGAAGTGATCGTGACGTTCCCGCCGGAGCGCGTGATGTCGGCGCTCGGTCCGCTGCAAGACCCCTCTCCGCCGCTGCAGCCTGCCCACGAGGCAGGCGGGCGCGGGCGCGCGCCGGCCCGCGGCGCGGCCTGA
- a CDS encoding glutathione S-transferase: MKLYDGGRAPNPRRVRIFLAEKGMSIPVEKIDLANLEHKTAEFTALNPLQRVPVLVLDDGTVITESIAICRYIEGLRPQPPLFGRGALEESLVEMWNRRVELNLYQAVAAVFRHTNPAMKDYESQIPEWGEANRPRVFDFLGLLDRELKDRLFVAGDHYTVADITTLVAVDFMRPAKLMMPEDFANLRRWHTQASERPSATA, encoded by the coding sequence ATGAAGCTTTACGACGGCGGTCGCGCACCGAACCCGCGCCGCGTTCGCATCTTCCTCGCCGAGAAGGGCATGTCGATCCCGGTCGAGAAGATCGATCTCGCGAACCTCGAACACAAGACCGCGGAATTCACCGCGCTCAACCCGTTGCAGCGCGTGCCTGTGCTGGTGCTGGACGACGGGACCGTGATCACCGAGTCGATTGCGATCTGCCGCTACATCGAGGGCCTGCGTCCGCAACCGCCGCTGTTCGGCCGGGGCGCGCTTGAAGAATCGCTGGTCGAGATGTGGAACAGGCGCGTTGAGCTGAACCTCTACCAGGCCGTGGCGGCCGTGTTCCGCCACACCAATCCGGCCATGAAGGACTACGAGTCGCAGATCCCCGAATGGGGCGAGGCGAACCGGCCGCGCGTATTCGACTTCCTGGGGCTGCTCGACCGCGAGCTGAAGGATCGCCTGTTCGTGGCCGGCGATCATTACACGGTTGCCGACATCACGACGCTGGTCGCGGTGGATTTCATGCGGCCCGCAAAGCTGATGATGCCGGAGGATTTCGCCAACCTGCGGCGCTGGCATACGCAGGCCAGCGAGCGTCCGAGCGCGACGGCCTGA
- a CDS encoding MBL fold metallo-hydrolase: MQLTIVGSGDAFGSGGRFNTCFRLEAVGKTFLIDCGASTHVALNAHGIDPNTIDAIILSHLHGDHFGGIPFLLLYGQFLSPRERPLLIAGPPGSTERINVLVEACFPRSTKNKWRFPWSVTEIPVGLPANVLGLSVVSAEVIHFSGAPSTALRISDGAKTFSYSGDTQWTDALLPIARGADLFIVECYNYDRELNGHLNWATIKQRLKDFNARRVMLTHMNPTMLARVDEAKAAGVLVAEDGLALDL, encoded by the coding sequence ATGCAGCTCACCATCGTGGGATCGGGCGATGCGTTCGGCTCCGGCGGGCGGTTCAATACCTGCTTTCGTCTCGAAGCTGTCGGCAAGACATTCCTGATCGATTGCGGGGCGTCCACCCACGTGGCGCTGAATGCACATGGCATCGATCCAAACACGATCGACGCAATCATCCTCAGTCACCTGCACGGCGACCACTTCGGCGGCATTCCGTTTCTGCTCCTGTACGGCCAATTCTTGAGCCCGCGCGAGCGGCCGCTCTTGATCGCGGGGCCGCCCGGTTCGACGGAGCGGATCAACGTGCTGGTCGAAGCGTGCTTCCCCCGCTCGACAAAAAACAAATGGCGCTTTCCCTGGAGCGTGACGGAAATCCCGGTCGGTCTGCCGGCGAACGTGCTCGGGCTCAGCGTCGTCAGCGCCGAGGTGATCCATTTCTCGGGCGCGCCGTCGACGGCACTGCGGATCAGCGACGGGGCGAAGACGTTTTCCTATTCGGGCGACACCCAATGGACCGACGCGCTGTTGCCGATCGCCCGCGGCGCAGACCTGTTCATTGTCGAGTGCTACAATTACGACCGCGAACTGAACGGTCATCTGAACTGGGCAACGATCAAGCAGCGGCTGAAGGACTTCAACGCCCGGCGCGTGATGCTCACGCACATGAACCCGACGATGCTTGCCAGGGTGGACGAAGCCAAAGCCGCAGGCGTTCTCGTCGCCGAGGATGGGCTTGCGCTCGATCTGTGA